The Flavimarina sp. Hel_I_48 genome window below encodes:
- a CDS encoding DUF1853 family protein encodes MNRSHKYILQQQYEGFLNTEVLFKNTFDGVDFFELNKAKIMSGQLPEDFEMPQNIRLGQRMEYFMEVALKRSSYEILAKNLQIIHEKTTIGELDFIVKNPVDTTLFHLEMVYKFYLFDPAVEGDWTAQWIGGNRRDSLNLKLQKLKNKQLPLLFAPETAQYLAQLELKSTEINQKICFLGQLFLPYGQKLPIDQNINSAAIKGFWLNITQLESISVTVNSLLIPPKNDWVTVPAIDDLNWKSYKEQIPLFESFTEKKQSSLFWIIDQDGKLHRFFFVWWS; translated from the coding sequence GGAGTTGATTTTTTTGAGCTGAACAAAGCCAAAATAATGTCCGGGCAACTTCCGGAAGATTTTGAGATGCCCCAGAATATACGCTTGGGACAACGTATGGAATATTTTATGGAAGTAGCGCTCAAGCGTTCCTCTTATGAAATTTTGGCCAAAAACCTTCAGATTATACATGAGAAAACCACAATAGGGGAACTGGATTTTATTGTAAAAAATCCGGTTGATACGACCCTGTTCCATCTGGAAATGGTCTATAAATTCTACCTTTTTGATCCTGCGGTTGAAGGGGATTGGACAGCGCAGTGGATAGGCGGTAACAGGCGGGACAGTCTAAATTTAAAACTTCAGAAGCTAAAAAATAAACAACTACCGCTGCTATTTGCTCCAGAAACTGCCCAATATTTAGCCCAATTGGAGCTAAAAAGTACCGAAATTAACCAGAAAATATGCTTTTTAGGCCAATTATTCCTTCCCTACGGTCAAAAATTACCTATTGATCAGAATATAAATTCTGCTGCAATAAAAGGGTTTTGGCTCAATATAACGCAGTTGGAATCAATAAGCGTAACTGTGAATAGCTTGCTAATACCTCCTAAAAATGACTGGGTGACCGTACCTGCTATAGACGATTTGAACTGGAAAAGTTATAAGGAGCAAATTCCGTTATTCGAATCTTTTACGGAAAAAAAACAAAGTTCGCTGTTTTGGATTATAGATCAGGACGGAAAACTACACCGTTTTTTCTTTGTGTGGTGGAGCTAA